A genomic window from Plasmodium malariae genome assembly, chromosome: 10 includes:
- the PmUG01_10035300 gene encoding conserved Plasmodium protein, unknown function: MKRSILLLIYFYLIFTRIKCECLKINKITWKHHFCVTNKPYFCTTSKSYFCVTSKPNFCTISKSDRKRSESSEKSLIHNKNNDKNDTKKLSENKKEKKFLHFRNNKKVSVNPLFDSLCRSVSVSETCLYNVQNFFNEVNYNNLKNKNLDDNNLFCGILYGKYEENNEIVKIENVFFSMNNKSEQNYDVNYLLYSEDRKRADLLAKMLGLEVVGFLYAYPDIGIDISMSNKKKKNFIKLNKKMKMLNYEDNELFIPMGGKEVLLSLMVMKEVLNKPKVGDKLKEGGELHQHEKVRNEKHSSSTNEHTIISAIGVKRKKGMYDDNTTNEHDKKQKSLKKKKIPNAYVKPFITLTVGMNKNSESIIVEAYEINYDLLKLINNDMIKDMRKQNSILQFEKKNNEKEMKIKNFDSEIDIMNELYLKCKDNVLIKKMELKKIDVLFCVNNVPIFSHKSSYNYFFPYPSNTNYYNILQKFNNMIKTLRHTKDIVHIFRDLNFLFFLTNIFSIEHDMPHICKAVNNLNDSTKIPDQYIQILKNLSKNANSLA; encoded by the coding sequence atGAAAAGAAGCATACTTCTtctaatatacttttatttgatttttacGAGAATTAAATGTGAAtgcttaaaaataaataaaataacatggAAACACCATTTTTGTGTAACAAACAAACCGTATTTTTGCACAACAAGCAAATCGTATTTTTGTGTAACGAGCAAACCGAATTTCTGCACAATAAGCAAAAGTGATAGAAAAAGGTCAGAATCATCTGAAAAGAGTCTGattcataataaaaacaatgataaaaatgatacaaaaaaattaagcgaaaataaaaaggaaaagaaatttctacattttaggaataataaaaaagtgtCAGTTAACCCATTATTTGATTCACTATGTAGAAGTGTAAGTGTTAGTGAAACGTGCTTATATAATgtgcaaaatttttttaatgaagtAAATTACAACAatcttaaaaataagaatctagatgataataatttgttCTGTGGTATATTATATGgtaaatatgaagaaaataatgagATAGTTAAAATcgaaaatgtatttttttctatgaaCAATAAGTCAGAACAGAACTATGATGTGAATTATCTACTATATAGTGAAGACAGAAAGAGAGCTGATTTGCTAGCTAAGATGTTAGGTTTGGAAGTTGTTGGTTTCCTTTATGCTTATCCTGACATTGGTATAGACATCAGTAtgtctaataaaaaaaaaaagaattttattaaattaaataagaaaatgaaaatgctTAATTATGAAGATAATGAACTGTTCATACCTATGGGAGGAAAGGAAGTTTTATTATCCTTAATGGTTATGAAAGAAGTTTTAAATAAACCAAAGGTGGGTGATAAACTAAAGGAAGGCGGGGAGTTACATCAACATGAAAAGGTAAGAAATGAAAAGCATAGTAGCAGCACTAATGAACATACTATCATTTCTGCAATTGGggtgaaaagaaaaaagggaatGTATGATGACAACACAACAAATGAACATGATAAAAAGCAGAAaagtttgaaaaaaaaaaaaatacctaATGCTTATGTAAAACCGTTTATCACTCTAACTGTTggtatgaataaaaattctGAGTCCATCATAGTAGAAGCTTATGAAATTAATTATGATTTgcttaaattaataaataatgatatgaTAAAAGATAtgagaaaacaaaatagtatACTACaatttgagaaaaaaaacaatgaaaaagaaatgaaaataaaaaactttgATAGCGAAATAGATATTATGAATgagttatatttaaaatgtaaagacAATGtccttattaaaaaaatggagttaaaaaaaattgatgttttattttgtgtaaATAATGTACCTATATTTTCTCATAAAAGTAGTTATAATTACTTTTTCCCTTATCCTAGTAATAcgaattattataatattttacaaaagtTTAATAACATGATAAAAACATTACGTCATACAAAGGacattgttcatattttcagGGATttgaattttcttttttttttaaccaaTATTTTCTCCATTGAACATGATATGCCTCATATTTGTAAAGCCGTAAATAACCTGAACGATTCCACGAAAATACCTGATCAGTACAtacaaattttgaaaaatttgtCAAAAAACGCGAACTCTTTGgcttga
- the PmUG01_10035400 gene encoding conserved Plasmodium protein, unknown function, which yields MELLEIREKKNKKEREPLTQITKETKKKKKKKKEKEYKEEKERREIILEDQRNEINTNKATNGGANTETKTLSNSSSLHIKEYTALPSKGKETKKDESGKKNRKDKNNIKDAKGKNGKNDRKDKNDRNKKNDQNDKNGRNDKIYLKIERGKKRTSSEISVIRKNANAVKAPSEELSNFQKLKKQKKKKKSFKQNKELKGGKKDLNLNKENGINRINVSKNENEEENSPKERKITNIGVRILSLTSSKIGKMNDNSTIEVSQSKSFSKKSMEMHSGQPGKNANLSFQLSEAVQVKGSETSPRYDSGCSNAHNNDYNNNINRSGQNNFDRRGDNESDRRGDNNYGRSLFCELTEAIKNDTSGLNDNSNLGILLKEEKDEFYINLKKLDMKKLSSTKCNDLINLGKDLKNKKSKNSFKSSISKGVHISFLSDAKKRQGTNKTSKNVKKKKYNSMGIKGKSNTYKEEESSKKRKNIELMHIKTEKKKIKSKGKREEAELKNRNSNKRKKVKERKWVKKKELQAEIVMKTDEKSMGAQYEKEKEQGKEAQTKSCVQGIGEVGEVKEAEIVEEVKEVGEAEILEEVKEMGEVGEVGEVKEEEIVEKVKEVAEAEIVEEVKEVKEVKEVGEVEEVGEVEEVGEVEEVGEVEEVGEAEEKDEEKRKKKVEEEKEEEKIAEIVEEVEKEEAEEKVEEVEEVEEVEEVEKEEAEKEVAEKTSARKKPKPKQKVKVRQKHKVAKEKEKKRESEIKKGMGGERENKKDAEGNEVGNDVGIDVGISLDNDKRGDEVNVERRKRRKGNHLLKEENKQLKNVHKYNLKNNEVDKILKKYLNLKREENVKREGAYGNAINDILDIKEKKFKIDTINFFSNFKSEECFHDILFFFDSYDKKLKKKKTNKNVLKLLKKLFKCESIELDDIKLILQIFDKITEKFKKEIKIVQIVRCFAEIENISNSKSTTDKKKQSCNDHDQNNKNTWCNNKNKMYLLYDHIQDESIINQFNKNKMYHIIFNRQKEYTKESRAFRMLQQWNDTNKLIMLRDKLEEIKKRKILSNIPLSYIHLLKDKLMCSILNICCLNNYSLSKYEFEFPPYPFLYQQKYAHDTLDKKKLNTSYGANYSLKMGTAIRVLASK from the coding sequence atggagttACTTGAAATTcgagaaaagaaaaataaaaaggaaagggAGCCACTCACACAAATAACAAaagaaacgaaaaaaaaaaagaagaagaaaaaggaaaaggaatataaagaagaaaaggaaCGGCGTGAAATAATCCTAGAGGACCAAAGGAACgaaataaatacaaacaaAGCAACAAACGGTGGAGCAAATACAGAAACAAAAACACTATCGAATAGCAGCAGTTTACACATTAAGGAGTATACGGCGCTCCCTTCGAAAGGTaaggaaacaaaaaaagacgAAAGTGGTAAGAAAAATAGGAAagataagaataatataaaagacgcaaaaggtaaaaatggtaaaaacgatagaaaagataaaaatgatcgaaacaaaaaaaatgatcaAAACGATAAAAATGGTCGAAATGataagatatatttaaaaatcgAAAGAGGAAAGAAAAGAACAAGTTCCGAAATATCAGTCATTCGTAAAAATGCAAATGCGGTAAAGGCACCGTCAGAGGAACTttcaaattttcaaaaattaaaaaaacaaaaaaagaaaaaaaaaagcttcaagcaaaataaagaacttaaagggggaaaaaaagatCTAAacttaaataaagaaaacggaattaatagaattaatgtctcaaaaaatgaaaatgaagaagaaaattcaccaaaagaaaggaaaataacaaatatcgGGGTAAGGATTCTTAGCTTGACATCTtcaaaaattggaaaaatgAACGATAATAGCACTATAGAGGTTAGTCAATCCAAAAGCTTCAGTAAAAAAAGTATGGAAATGCATAGTGGACAACCTGGGAAGAATGCTAATCTTTCCTTTCAACTTAGCGAAGCGGTACAAGTAAAGGGAAGTGAAACCTCTCCCAGGTATGACAGTGGCTGCAGTAATGCACACAACAATGATTACAATAATAACATCAACAGAAGTGGTCAAAACAACTTTGATAGACGTGGTGATAATGAGTCTGATAGGCGTGGTGATAATAACTATGGGAGAAGCCTGTTTTGTGAACTTACGGAagcaataaaaaatgataccAGTGGTCTAAACGATAACAGTAATTTAGGTATTCTATTGAAAGAGGAAAAAGATGAATTTTACATTAaccttaaaaaattagacaTGAAAAAATTGAGCTCCACTAAATGTAACGATCTAATTAATTTAGGAAAGGATTTGAAGAACAAAAAGTCGAAAAATAGTTTCAAATCAAGTATATCCAAAGGTGtacatatttcatttttaagcGACGCTAAAAAAAGACAGGGAACAAATAAAACTtctaaaaatgtaaaaaagaaaaaatataatagtatGGGTATAAAGGGAAAAAGTAATACGTACAAGGAAGAAGAgtcttcaaaaaaaagaaaaaatattgaattaATGCATATCAAGACagaaaagaagaagataAAGAGCAAAGGGAAAAGAGAAGAAgcagaattaaaaaatagaaacagcaataaaaggaaaaaagtaaaagaacgTAAATGGGTGAAGAAGAAAGAATTACAAGCAGAAATTGTAATGAAAACGGATGAAAAGAGCATGGGAGCACAGTatgagaaagaaaaagaacagGGAAAAGAAGCACAAACGAAATCATGCGTGCAGGGAATAGGGGAAGTGGGAGAAGTGAAAGAAGCGGAAATAGTGGAAGAAGTGAAAGAAGTGGGAGAAGCGGAAATATTGGAAGAAGTGAAAGAAATGGGAGAAGTAGGAGAAGTGGGAGAAGTGAAAGAAGAGGAAATAGTGGAAAAAGTGAAAGAAGTGGCAGAAGCGGAAATAGTGGAAGAAGTGAAAGAAGTGAAAGAAGTGAAAGAAGTGGGAGAAGTGGAAGAAGTAGGCGAAGTGGAAGAAGTAGGCGAAGTGGAAGAAGTAGGCGAAGTGGAAGAAGTAGGCGAAGCGGAGGAAAAGGATGAAGAAAAGCGGAAGAAAAAAgtggaagaagaaaaagaggaagaaaaGATAGCAGAAATAGTAGAGGAGGTAGAAAAGGAAGAAGCGGAAGAAAAAGTGGAAGAGGTGGAAGAGGTGGAAGAGGTGGAAGAGgtagaaaaagaagaagcgGAAAAGGAAGTGGCGGAAAAAACAAGTGCAAGGAAAAAACCTAAACCTAAGCAGAAAGTGAAAGTGAGGCAGAAACATAAGGTGGCaaaggaaaaagagaaaaagaggGAAAGTGAAATAAAGAAAGGAATGGGAGGCGAAAGGGAGAACAAAAAAGACGCAGAAGGTAATGAGGTAGGCAATGATGTAGGGATCGACGTAGGCATTAGTCTAGACAATGACAAACGAGGCGACGAAGTAAATGTCGAAAGGCGTAAAAGGAGGAAAGGAAACCATCTACTCAAAGAAGAGAATAAACAGTTAAAAAAcgttcataaatataatttaaaaaataatgaagtaGACAAAATATTGAAgaaatatttgaatttaaaaagagaggaaaatgtaaaaagagAAGGAGCATATGGAAATGCTATAAATGATATTCTtgatataaaagaaaagaagttTAAAATTGAcacaattaattttttttctaattttaaatCAGAAGAATGTTTTcatgatattttatttttttttgattcttacgataaaaaattaaaaaaaaaaaaaacgaataaaaatgtattgaaactacttaaaaaattatttaaatgtgaATCTATTGAGTTAgatgatataaaattaatattgcAAATATTTGACAAAATTactgaaaaatttaaaaaagaaattaaaatagtaCAAATAGTAAGATGCTTTGCAGAAATAGAGAATATATCTAATTCGAAATCGACGacagataaaaaaaaacaaagttgTAATGACCATGATCAGAATAATAAGAACACATGGTgcaacaataaaaataaaatgtatctATTATATGACCATATACAGGATGAATCCATAATTAATcagtttaataaaaataaaatgtaccatataatttttaaccGTCAAAAAGAATATACAAAGGAATCACGAGCTTTTCGTATGCTTCAACAATGGAATGATACAAACAAATTAATTATGTTAAGAGATAAATtagaagaaattaaaaaaaggaaaattctTTCAAATATTCCTCTATCGTATATACACttattaaaagataaattaatGTGTAGCATACTTAATATATGTTGTTTAAACAATTACAGTTTGTCTAAATACGAGTTCGAATTCCCCCCTTATCCTTTCTTATATCAACAAAAATATGCTCATGATACCCTGGacaagaaaaaattgaatacaAGTTACGGAGCCAATTATTCCTTGAAGATGGGGACAGCAATTCGTGTCTTAGCatctaaataa
- the PmUG01_10035500 gene encoding RNA-binding protein, putative, translating to MFLRLFKERKYINRPSIICNTRITVTYPFMNDVRFLKTCHSEYHNIQELKINLPRLKLRGLPFDVSQEEIKTFFKNFKLSNEEHSIHIIKGLGNKPTGHAYVYFDDEEEARNACQALNRKFLRNRYIEIYIDYVFNHNITPVKEHVTTLMRDRYRKDNQ from the coding sequence atgtttttaagaTTGTTTAAAGaaaggaaatatataaatcgCCCTAGCATAATTTGCAATACAAGAATAACTGTAACTTATCCCTTTATGAATGATGTacgttttttaaaaacatgtCATAGTGAATATCATAATATACaggaattaaaaattaatttaccAAGATTAAAATTGAGAGGCTTACCTTTTGATGTGTCccaagaagaaataaaaacattttttaagaattttaaaTTGTCAAATGAAGAGCATTCTATTCACATAATTAAAGGATTAGGGAACAAACCCACAGGACATGCATATGTTTACTTtgatgatgaagaagaagCAAGAAATGCTTGTCAAGCTTTAAATCGAAAATTTTTAAGGAATcgatatattgaaatatacATAGATTACGTTTTTAATCACAATATAACACCAGTCAAAGAGCACGTGACAACATTGATGAGGGACAGATATAGAAAAGACAACCAGTAA
- the PmUG01_10035600 gene encoding conserved Plasmodium protein, unknown function, whose product MNMDDNSSCSTRLKKIEEEKRNISGNNLNLLLGDLKMMTAYEMSSEWKDTNMMNECFNNFSWFDSRILKNIQNYLNADDVERSKIDYAYNTLFPKPIDIKDTKLNMMSLWIKSRIHYNNSFFPLQLSLYDV is encoded by the coding sequence ATGAACATGGATGATAACAGCAGCTGTAGTACtcgtttaaaaaaaatagaagaagaaaaaagaaacataagtgggaataatttaaatttgttGTTAGGAGATTTGAAAATGATGACAGCTTATGAAATGTCATCTGAATGGAAAGATACAAATATGATGAACGAATGTTTTAACAACTTTTCGTGGTTTGATTCAAGAATTCTTAAAAacatacaaaattatttaaatgcaGATGATGTAGAAAGATCAAAAATTGATTATGCGTATAATACCTTATTCCCAAAACCAATTGATATAAAAGATactaaattaaatatgatGTCCTTATGGATTAAATCTCGaatacattataataattccttttttcctttacaaTTATCCTTATATGATGTGTGA
- the PmUG01_10035700 gene encoding conserved Plasmodium protein, unknown function, with protein sequence MEKCYREDIVLFFSIENLEEILNLLKTVRAVKGGSYKLLTLGSSNNLFFNSNDYLITKSRVEKEKKDDDLLLSTHEEEECPKNEMSDVNNMNRQGDEKEIKKTTSLLSSLNTNELKEGEEKKKKNGKNNHLFSEKYINDENELISREIFKYLYKNENNMKYTKKHKLLTQIIMDAIIYANKIKLNIYKLNLFISIVIMTLHKIMENLKGKKNNKKKKTVNYFISLLEKNIKYHEESVEKVRIANSAELDIPTVDSLNRECIEQNKRTTEDDKNMGEKIRSSIKGRSDKGRSNKDVGNKASRNSLPKETCVDEKNIKTKFVGETDNSNQHYNKYKNNNNLEDNNVHMTDINTENYDEKEIILLQYDEAKYIIKYMFDNIFSIYHMFEYLFLFSSFPVNLTFTNSFTAISPTHLFSTSDEVIQDKEKLEDNEFCSNTYIKEALDVPLYVLDKFYDNINKFKEKINDIVS encoded by the exons ATGGAAAAATGCTATCGTGAAGACATAGtacttttcttttccatAGAAAATTTAGAAGAAATATTGAATCTTCTTAAAACTGTCCGAGCAGTAAAAGGAGGATCTTACAAATTGTTAACTTTGGGTAGCtcgaataatttatttttcaattcaAATGATTATTTGATAACGAAAAGTAGggtagaaaaagaaaaaaaagatgacgATTTGCTGTTATCTACTCATGAGGAAGAAGAATGTCCAAAGAATGAAATGTCAGACGTAAACAATATGAACAGGCAAGGTgatgaaaaggaaattaaaaaaaccaCTAGTTTGTTATCTTCTTTAAATACAAACGAGTTAAAGGaaggagaagaaaaaaaaaaaaaaaatggtaaaaataatCATCTCTTCAgtgaaaaatacataaatgatGAGAACGAACTGATTAGTagagaaatatttaaatatttatacaagaATGAAAACAATATGAAATACACAAAAAAGCATAAGTTATTAACACAAATAATAATGGACGCCATCATATAcgcaaataaaataaaattaaatatatacaaattaaatCTATTTATATCAATTGTAATTATGACTTTGCATAAAATTatggaaaatttaaaagggaaaaaaaataataaaaaaaaaaaaactgtaaactattttataagtttgttagagaaaaatattaaatatcatGAAGAGTCAGTAGAAAAGGTAAGAATCGCCAATTCGGCTGAATTAGACATTCCAACAGTCGACAGTTTAAATAGAGAATGTattgaacaaaataaaaggacAACGGAGGATGATAAGAATATGGGTGAGAAAATAAGAAGTAGCATCAAAGGGAGGAGTGACAAAGGAAGGAGTAACAAAGATGTAGGCAATAAAGCCAGTAGGAATAGTTTACCTAAAGAAACATGTGTTGATGAAAAGAACATAAAGACTAAATTCGTAGGAGAAACTGATAATTCAAACCagcattataataaatataaaaataataataatttagaagACAACAATGTACACATGACCGATATAAATACAGAAAATTATGACGAAAAGGAAATTATACTTTTACAATATGATGAAGCgaagtatataataaaatacatgtttgacaatattttttccatttatcaTATGTTTGaatacctttttttattttcctcttttcCTGTAAATTTAACCTTTACCAATAGCTTTACAGCCATATCACCAACACACTTATTTTCTACCAGTGATGAAGTGATACAGG ACAAAGAAAAACTGGAAGATAATGAATTTTGCTCTAATACTTACATAAAAGAAGCTCTTGACGTCCCTCTATATGTTCTTgataaattttatgataaCATCAACAAATTTAAGGAGAAGATTAACGATATTGTCTCTTAA
- the PmUG01_10035800 gene encoding conserved Plasmodium protein, unknown function — protein MSSPSVGSTTEKQITSSVKTKVDGEKQVPPLSYKGKNKKKKNLFVLNKDQSKYLVNKEYISYMMIKTFLKDYKVHITYYTVLLSLFSVFSYCVINLLLMIFEEPLAVKIVKEHVLKDKKLVDEYEEVIFSKFWTGYINESNASIVINIKSKKHNKKKGKIISTLRKQKDKWHIKTLTYYNVKKNDNLDTDDLKTVAENAKQSAVCPMNNTSFLKGKIKN, from the coding sequence ATGTCTTCTCCGTCTGTAGGAAGTACCACAGAAAAGCAAATCACCTCGTCagtaaaaacaaaagtaGATGGTGAGAAGCAAGTACCCCCTTTGTcatataaaggaaaaaacaaaaaaaaaaaaaatttatttgttttaaacaAAGATCAGTCTAAATATTTAGTTAACaaagaatatataagttatatgatgataaaaacatttttaaaggaTTATAAGGTACATATCACATATTACACAGTTTTATTATCTCTTTTTTCCGTATTTTCATATTGTGTTATTAACTTATTATTGATGATTTTTGAAGAGCCATTAGCcgtaaaaatagtaaaagagcatgttttaaaagataaaaaattagttgATGAATACGAAGAAGtgatattttcaaaattttggacaggatatataaatgaaagcAATGCTAGTATAGTTATTAACATCAAAAGTAAAAAacacaacaaaaaaaaagggaagatTATAAGCACTTTACGTAAACAAAAAGACAAATGGCACATTAAAACATTAACATactataatgtaaaaaaaaatgataatttggATACAGATGATTTGAAAACGGTAGCAGAAAATGCAAAACAGAGTGCTGTATGTCCAATGAACAACACTTCGTTTCTCAAggggaaaattaaaaattag
- the PmUG01_10035900 gene encoding RAP protein, putative — MSKEKIIFLIKNIQIINYKEKHVLNHVSNLLKKFINELTIDDIYLVLHTFCKLNFTKYSLYNSFVKIIMNKKPSMNTRILTQLLIDLHKTASLDINMLTFFTEYYIKDALNKFSLFDLSMILFIYNKYNYNDSETVRQICQVLNSCFMPIIDQDKGVLTTILLSLSMLNLNYGMYFNLIKEHVYNNYEQFEIKYLCNISYSIALWIATNSLRDEILNDVLKTIVSLLLSNISKLKNEELKQVHIVLYLLKNMGENCQDAINKIEKKNIRNIITVSKIQQQVEKIFKEIGLRAERELPVGPYMLDFAIKKKRICIEINGFMHYYTFGGKINTKSSLKYYILNKLNWKVITIEYMDWKNKSKEDKIKYLETNILHEIK; from the exons ATGAGTAAggagaaaataatttttttaataaagaatatacagataataaattataaagagAAGCATGTGCTAAATCATGTaagtaatttattaaaaaaatttataaatgaacTAACTAttgatgatatatatttggtTTTACACACCTTTTGCAAACtgaattttacaaaatattccCTATACAACagttttgtaaaaattattatgaataagAAGCCTTCAATGAATACAAGGATATTAACACAGCTACTAATAGATCTTCATAAAACGGCATCCCTAgacataaatatgttaacCTTTTTTACTgagtattatataaaagatgCACTAAACaaattttccttatttgATTTATCAATGATCTTGTTTATCTAcaacaaatataattacaacGACTCCGAAACAGTTCGCCAAATATGCCAAGTTCTTAACTCGTGTTTTATGCCCATAATCGATCAG gacAAGGGGGTACTAACTACAATATTGCTAAGCTTATCCATGCTAAATCTGAATTATGGaatgtattttaatttgataaaagaacatgtatataataattatgaacagtttgaaattaaatatttgtgCAATATTTCTTATTCTATTGCCTTATGGATTGCCACTAATTCATTAAGAGATGAAATACTGAATGATGTATTAAAGACTATAGTAAGTTTGTTGTTAAGTAATATAAGTAAACTTAAAAATGAGGAACTGAAGCAG GTACACATAGTGTTATATCTTTTGAAGAACATGGGGGAAAACTGCCAAGACGCtataaacaaaattgaaaagaaaaatattagaaatattattacggTTTCAAAGATACAGCAGCAGGTTGAGAAGATTTTCAAAGAAATAGGATTACGTGCTGAGAGGGAACTACCTGTAGGTCCTTATATGCTGGATTTtgccataaaaaaaaagagg ATTTGTATTGAGATTAACGGATTCATGCATTATTACACTTTTggaggaaaaataaataccaAAAGTTCCCTTAAgtactatattttaaataagcTTAACTGGAAA gTTATTACAATCGAATACATGGACTGGAAAAACAAGTCAAAGGag gacaaaataaaatacttagAGACAAATATACTACACGAAATAAAATGA
- the PmUG01_10036000 gene encoding conserved Plasmodium protein, unknown function has protein sequence MHGYVCKRNRMHLHTGVKYYDREKNIVNKLLEKYKNLRYDDKMNLIKDQLKNIKERDIKVIYDFTVGCVEGQGLNKEHDATQDTVQNKRKSKLMKLRKPSFVQEKRGKKRINNDITMMDIYEERTSLEKEKELKHIEKYTLIEDLYKSYIYSKAFTLLNSQYRTKHSISNSFIHIMINTLRKHILDKVKPTLINEFAVYTNPYMLFKNALFNFILHQYVKNPYEESLIESYMNRKINLTVLKINSADVPVEVYEPLVSFRGDIHYSYDFKEKFKESITTSLKILSAIMKNATNENKHQDKKECPHEKWQHSSTGKELLNDGSSYEHADMKDGEKKMYKDKNTTGFINEILKILPENTKYYYDNYPFYNLKSFKTNIQKKYVGGIKNSKPINTEEEELSYMRYPTLQCVAHSLPKDIKYRNNVVHTIKVLERSKYWDYTSKIKAINTLIDVWNNMHSSEHYENLLDKSLPVIYSKDMLRKTRTRKETYNQGITYIQSLTTQKPLHMRTKKG, from the coding sequence ATGCACGGGTATGTGTGCAAGCGGAATAGAATGCATCTTCACACAGGAGTGAAATACTACGatagggaaaaaaatatagtgaACAAGCTATTAgagaaatacaaaaatttaagatatgatgataaaatgaatttaataaaagatcaattgaaaaatattaaggaGAGGGATATCAAGGTTATTTATGATTTCACTGTGGGTTGTGTAGAAGGGCAAGGATTGAATAAAGAACATGATGCGACACAAGATACAGTTCAAAATAAACGGAAAAGTAAACTGATGAAGCTAAGGAAACCTTCTTTTGTACAAGAAAAACGTGGGAAAAAGAGAATCAATAACGATATAACAATGATGgatatatatgaagaaagAACTAgtttagaaaaagaaaaagagttAAAACATATAGAGAAATACACTCTTATTGAAGACTTGTATaaatcttatatatatagcaaaGCTTTTACTCTACTGAACAGCCAGTATAGGACGAAACACAGCATATCAAACagttttatacatattatgaTTAACACTTTgagaaaacatattttagATAAAGTAAAACCGACATTAATAAACGAATTTGCCGTATATACAAATCCTTATATGctatttaaaaatgcattatttaattttattcttcatCAGTATGTTAAAAATCCTTACGAAGAGAGTTTAATAGAAAGCTATATGaacagaaaaattaatttaactgttttaaaaataaatagtgcCGATGTACCTGTTGAGGTATATGAACCTTTAGTTTCTTTTAGAGGAGATATACATTACAGCTATGATTTTAAAGAGAAATTTAAAGAAAGCATTACCAcatcattaaaaattttaagcgCTATAATGAAGAATGCAACAAATGAGAATAAACACCAAGATAAGAAGGAATGTCCACATGAAAAGTGGCAACACTCATCTACCGGGAAAGAATTGTTAAATGATGGTTCATCTTATGAGCACGCTGATATGAAGgatggagaaaaaaaaatgtataaagaCAAGAATACTACTGGATTTATAAacgaaatattaaaaattctaCCAGAGAATACTaagtattattatgataattatCCCTTTTATAACTTAAAATCGTTTAAAAcgaatatacaaaaaaaatatgtcggtggaataaaaaatagtaaaccAATAAACAcagaagaagaagaattGAGCTATATGAGATACCCGACCTTACAGTGTGTTGCTCATTCCTTGCCAAAGGATATCAAGTATAGAAATAATGTCGTTCATACTATTAAGGTACTAGAGAGATCAAAGTATTGGGATTATACTAGCAAAATAAAAGCTATAAACACCTTAATTGACGTTTGGAATAATATGCATTCTAGTGAACATTATGAAAACTTACTGGATAAATCTCTACCAGTTATTTACTCAAAAGATATGTTAAGAAAGACAAGAACGAGAAAAGAAACCTATAACCAAGGTATCACGTACATTCAATCGCTAACTACGCAGAAGCCCCTGCACATGCGCACGAAGAAGGGCTAA